The Vibrio echinoideorum DNA window TGGTTACTCTAAACAACAATTTGATAACTATGTTCGCCGCCTAACTGCGGATGCTGCAGCGCATAACGAGACGTTACCTCAAATCACAGGTTTCCGTTACTTCAATGTTTACGGTCCACGTGAAGAGCACAAAGGTAGTATGGCCTCTGTTGCTTTCCACCTAAACAACCAAATGAACGCGGGAGAGAGCCCTAAGCTGTTCGCAGGTAGCGAAACATTCCAGCGTGATTTTGTGTATGTCGGTGATGTTGCAGCAGTAAACCTATGGTTTTTAGAAAACGGTGTATCTGGTATTTTTAACCTAGGTACAGGTAATGCGGAGTCTTTCCTAGAAGTAGCAAAAGCGGTGATCAAGCATCACGGTAAAGGTGAAATCGAAACGATTCCTTTCCCTGAGCATTTGAAAGGCGCTTACCAAGAGTTTACTCAAGCTGATCTTACAAAACTTCGAGCAGCTGGCTGTGATGTGGTTTTTAAAACCGTAGCGCAAGGCGTTGCTCAATACATGCAAATTGTAAATAAGTAGCATCACATTAAACTTAGAGGGCGGGGTACAACACTCCCCGCCCTCCTGACGTCTAATACCAGGCAAGGCAAAAATTAGATTAGTGCTGCAAGCAAGTACTCTATATCTTCCTCGAATACGATAAATGTAAAGTGGTATAGAAAAGCTAAGTAACTTTTAAGGTTAGTGATTTTAAATGACAAATCAACGCGATGACTTTGATCCAAAAGCTTACAACCCTAGCTTTCGATGGGCATTCCTCGCTCCTAAGCTATGGGGAACTTGGTTAGCCGTTATATTGGCACTCCCAGTAGCCCTACTTCCATTACGCTTTCATCAATTGTTAGCGCGCATTATTGCTTTAAGGCTATCTAAATCAAAAAAAGGCCCAGCTCATAGAGCCCGGGTAAATTTTGAACTTTGCTTTCCGAACCTCAGTTTTCAAGAGCGTGAGCAATTAATTTATAAGACGCTATACACAGCTAGTGTTTTTGTACTTCGCTTTAGCTTACTGACTTTAAAATCAAAATCTTGGTTACAGGAGCAATGTGAATTCGTTGGGAAAGAAAACCTAACCAAGCACACTGATAACGGTGAAAGTGTCATATTATTAGTTCCACACTCATGGGCTATTGATATTCCAGCAGTAATGCTTGCTTCAATGGGCCTCCCTGTCTCTGCAATGGCAAAGAAGCAAAAGAACCCGGTGTCTGATTGGCTTATGCATCGTCAAAGAGTTCAATATGGCGGTCGTGTGTATGAACGCTCTGGTGGAATAAAGCCATTTATCAAATCAATAAAAGATGGCTATTTGGGGTATTACCTTCCAGATCAAGACCATGGAGCTGAGCTTAGTGAGTTCGTTAGCTTTTTTGATACAACGAAAGCTACCCTACCAGGGCTAA harbors:
- the rfaD gene encoding ADP-glyceromanno-heptose 6-epimerase; this translates as MIIVTGGAGMIGSNIVKALNDAGHNDILVVDNLKNGKKFKNLVDLDITDYMDRDDFLTQVMAGDDFGPIEAIFHEGACSATTEWDGKYMMLNNYEYSKELLHYCVEREIPFLYASSAATYGETDTFIEEKEYEGALNVYGYSKQQFDNYVRRLTADAAAHNETLPQITGFRYFNVYGPREEHKGSMASVAFHLNNQMNAGESPKLFAGSETFQRDFVYVGDVAAVNLWFLENGVSGIFNLGTGNAESFLEVAKAVIKHHGKGEIETIPFPEHLKGAYQEFTQADLTKLRAAGCDVVFKTVAQGVAQYMQIVNK
- the lpxM gene encoding lauroyl-Kdo(2)-lipid IV(A) myristoyltransferase (LpxM is lauroyl-Kdo(2)-lipid IV(A) myristoyltransferase, an enzyme characterized in Escherichia coli and involved in biosynthesis of the form of lipid A found in that species and some closely related species.), with the translated sequence MTNQRDDFDPKAYNPSFRWAFLAPKLWGTWLAVILALPVALLPLRFHQLLARIIALRLSKSKKGPAHRARVNFELCFPNLSFQEREQLIYKTLYTASVFVLRFSLLTLKSKSWLQEQCEFVGKENLTKHTDNGESVILLVPHSWAIDIPAVMLASMGLPVSAMAKKQKNPVSDWLMHRQRVQYGGRVYERSGGIKPFIKSIKDGYLGYYLPDQDHGAELSEFVSFFDTTKATLPGLSKLAKLSKAKIVPLFASIDPETGKYSLEVLPALELQSEEQADARAMNQAIETFVEPKPEQYMWILQLLYTQQDGTNFYNLFKPRYDSDWKVGSSNNTNHKR